One Urechidicola croceus genomic window, TTAATAAATAAATAAAAATGCTGAATATCGTATCTTAGACTATCAATTGTAGTAATTAAAAGGGAGTTTTTTATAAATTTGTCAACTTGAAATTAAATTTGTTGTTAACTTTACTTCAAATACAGAAAATATATTATTTATGAGCAAATCATTGTTTGACAAAGTATGGGATTCACATGTTGTGAGAAAAATTGAAGATGGACCAGATGTATTCTTTATTGATCGTCATTTAATACATGAAGTTACAAGTCCTGTAGCTTTTGTTGGGTTAAAAAGTCGTGGATTAGATGTATTATATCCAAACCGTACATTTGCGGTTGCTGATCATAATACACCAACAATCAACCAACACTTACCAGTTGAAGATCCATTATCTGCTAATCAACTAAAAACATTAGAAAATAACGCTAACGAATACGGTATCAGTCATTGGGGATTGGGGCACCAAAATAACGGAATTGTACATGTTGTAGGTCCAGAAAATGGAATTACACTTCCAGGAGCAACTATTGTATGTGGTGATTCACATACATCTACTCATGGAGCATTTGGTGCAATTGCATTTGGTATAGGTACATCAGAAGTTGAAATGGTTTTAACTACACAATGTATCATGCAGCCAAAACCTAAGAAAATGCGTATCAAAGTTAATGGATCGCTATCAAAAGGAGTAACTCCAAAAGATGTTGGTTTGTATATTATTTCAAAACTAACAACTTCAGGTGCTACTGGATATTTTGTTGAATATGCAGGAGATGTTTTTGAAAACATGTCTATGGAAGGTCGTATGACTGTATGTAATTTAAGTATTGAAATGGGTGCTCGTGGAGGAATGATTGCTCCAGATGAAAAAACATTTGAATATGTAAAAGGTCGCGCAATGGCTCCTAAAGGTACTGATTGGGATAAAGCAATGGAATATTGGAAAACTTTAAAAACAGATGTAGATGCAACGTTTGATAAAGAATTTGTTTTTGATGCTGCTGATATTGAGCCAATGATTACCTATGGTACAAATCCAGGAATGGGAATGGGTATTTCTAAAAATATTCCATCAGCCGAATCTGTAGAAGGAGGAAAGGCAACTTATGATAAGTCTTTAGCTTATATGGGTTATGCCGAACAAGATCAAATGATTGGTAAGAAAATCGATTATGTATTTATTGGAAGTTGTACAAATGGACGTATTGAAGATTTCCGTGCATTTGCATCAATTGTAAAAGGTAGAAAAAAAGCAGATAATGTTACGGCATGGTTAGTACCTGGTTCACATATTGTAGAAGCGAAGATAAAAGAAGAAGGATTATTAGATATTTTTGAAGCAGCAGGTTTTGCATTAAGAGAACCTGGATGTTCAGCATGTTTAGCAATGAATGATGATAAAGTACCTGCAGGAAAATACGCTGTAAGTACATCAAATAGAAACTTTGAAGGACGACAAGGTCCTGGATCAAGAACATTGTTGGCTAGTCCATTGGTAGCAGCAGCAGCAGCAGTTACTGGAGTAGTAACGGATCCTAGAGAACTTTTATAAGTTTTGCTGGTGGTTGATTGTTGCTAGTTGCTAGCAAATATTAACTCACTTTATAACAAATAATATCAATAACAAACAACTGTCAACTAATAACTGACAACAAAATATTATGGCATACGATAAATTTACAATATTAAAAAGTACTGCAGTTCCATTACCAATAGAAAATGTAGATACTGATCAAATCATTCCTGCTCGTTTTTTAAAAGCTACAAAGCGTGAAGGATTTGGAGATAACTTATTCCGTGATTGGAGATACAATGGTGACAATACACCTAAACAAGATTTTGTACTAAACAATCCTATATACACAGGAAAAATATTAGTCGGAGGAAAAAACTTTGGTTCAGGTTCTTCAAGAGAACATGCTGCTTGGGCAGTATATGACTATGGTTTTCGCTGTGTAATTTCAAGTTTTTTTGCAGATATTTTTAAAAATAACTGCCTTAATGTAGGCGTATTACCTGTACAAATAAGTCCAAAGTTTTCTGAAGAAATATTTTCTGCTATTTATGATGATCCAAATACGCAAATAGAAGTTAATTTACATGAACAAACAGTAACTCTACTATCAACAGGAAGTAAAGAATCATTTGAAATTAATGGTTATAAAAAAGAAAATATGTTAAATGGTTTTGATGATATCGACTATTTACAAAACATAAAAAGTGATATAGAATCATTTGCAGAATCTCGTCCTTTCTAAAAATGAGTTCTAAGAGGATTGAAATAATGGACACTACTTTGCGCGATGGTGAGCAAACATCAAGCGTATCATTTTCTGCGTCAGAAAAATTAACAATCGCACAACTTTTACTAGAAGAATTAAAAGTTGATCGAATTGAAATTGCATCTGCAAGAGTTTCAGAAGGAGAGTTTGAGGCTGTAAAAAGTATTACTAATTGGGCGACTGAAAATGGATATATTGACGCTGTTGAAGTACTGACTTTTGTCGATAAAGGAATTTCAATTCAATGGATGGTTGATGCAGGAGCAAAGGTTCAAAATTTATTAACAAAAGGCTCATTAAATCATTTAACTTATCAGTTGAAAAAGACTCCTAACCAACACTTTAAAGAAATAAAAGAAACAATTATTTCTGCAAAAGAAAAAGGCATTGAAACCAATGTCTATTTAGAAGACTGGAGTAATGGAATGCGCAATTCTAAAGAGTATGTTTTTGAGTTTTTAGAGTTTCTTTCAACTCAAAATGTAAAAAGAGTAATGTTACCTGATACTTTAGGGGTATTAACACCTTCAGAATCATTTGATTTTGTTTCAGAAATAAAAAATAAATTTTCAAAGTTACATTTTGACTTTCATGCTCATAATGATTATGATTTGAGTGTAGCCAATGTAATGCAGGCTTTAAAAGCAGGAGTAGACGGAATTCACTTAACAGTTAATGGAATGGGTGAACGTGCAGGTAATGCTCCACTAGCAAGTGTGGTGGCTGTTGTAAAAGATTTTATGCCCGAACTTAAAATTGGTGTCAATGAAAAAGCATTGAATTCTGTTAGTAAACTGGTAGAGACATTTTCTGGATTTAGAATTCCAGTAAACAAACCAATAGTTGGAGCAAATGTATTTACTCAAACTGCTGGAATTCATGCTGATGGAGACAATAAAAAGAATCTCTATTTTAATGACTTATTGCCTGAGAGATTTGGAAGAAAACGTAAATATGCATTAGGAAAATCATCAGGAAAAGCCAATATTCAAAAAAACTTACAAGAGTTAGGCTTGCATTTAAATGATGAAGATCTAAAGAAAGTTACACAGCGAATTATTGAATTGGGTGACAAAAAAGAGATTGTAACTAAAGAAGATCTTCCGTATATCATTTCTGATGTTTTAGACAGCAATTTATACGAAGAAAAAGTATTGGTAAACTCATATGCTTTGACGCATTCAAAAGGCTTGCGACCTTCAACAACAGTTTCATTAACAATTGAAGGTGAGACTTTTGAGGCAAACGCACAAGGAGATGGACAATTTGATGCTTTTATGAATGCTTTAAAAAATATCTATTTAAAAAAGAAATTGGCATTACCCAAATTAATAGATTATGCAGTACGAATCCCTCCAGGAAGTAATTCAGATGCATTATGTGAAACGGTAATTACCTGGAAAAAAGAAGACAAAGAATTTAAAACACGTGGGTTAGATTCTGATCAAACTGTATCGGCAATTAAAGCCACAGAAAAGATGTTGAATATAATATAAATAATCGTTGTTAGACATTAGATAATTAGACGGTTGCTAATGCTAACAAAAAATAAAATAATATTTTGATTTGAGTCGAACGTCTAATGTCTCAAGTCTAACAATCTACATAAAATGAAATTAAATATAGCCCTTTTAGCGGGAGACGGAATAGGACCAGAGGTCATTGATCAAGCAGTAAAAGTAAGTGATGCAATTGCAAGTAAATTTGGACATGAAATCAATTGGACTCCAGCATTGACAGGTGCAGCAGCAATTGACGCTGTTGGTGAGCCTTATCCAGATGAAACACATGATATTTGCGTAAATGCTGATGCAGTTTTATTTGGAGCGATTGGTCATCCAAGATTTGATAACGACCCAAGTGCTAAAGTTCGTCCAGAACAAGGTTTGTTGAAGATGCGAAAAGCATTAGGTTTATTTGCCAATGTAAGACCAACTTTTACATTTCCATCTTTAATTGATAAATCTCCATTAAAAAGAGAACGTATTGAAGGAACAGATTTAGTTTTTTTACGTGAATTAACTGGAGGAATTTACTTTGGAGAAAAGGGTAGAAGAGATGGTGGAGAAACTGCTTTTGATAACTGTGTATACACAAGAGAAGAAGTGCAACGTTTGGCTAAAAAAGGATTTGAATTGGCAATGACACGTTCTAAAAGATTATGTTGTGTAGATAAAGCAAATGTATTAGAAACTTCACGTTTGTGGAGAGAAACTGTACAAGCAATGGAAAAAGATTATCCAGAAGTAGAAGTGTCTTATGAATTTGTAGATGCAGTCGCTATGCGATTGGTACAATGGCCAAATTCATATGATGTGTTGATTACTGAAAATTTATTTGGAGATATTTTAACAGATGAAGCATCTGTAATTTCAGGATCGATGGGATTAATGCCATCAGCATCTGTAGGAACTAATAACCAATTATTTGAACCAATTCATGGTTCTTATCCACAAGCAACAGGAAAAAATATTGCAAACCCTTTGGCAACAATACTATCAGCCGCAATGATGTTTGAAATGGCATTTGGATTGAAAGAAGAAGCTGAAGCAATTCGAGCAGTAGTAAATAAATCTTTAGCAGAAGGTGTTGTAACTGAAGATTTAGCAGCAGGAAAAAAAGCCTACGGAACAAGTGAAGTAGGAGATTGGCTTGCACAAAACGTTTAAACTAACTATGTTTTTATATGACTGGAGGATTTAGTAAATTTGATTTTACTAAATCCTTCTCTTTTTATGAAAAAAATATTATTATTAACCGTAACTCTATTTCTAACTAGTTGTACTTGCAACGAAAAATCAACATCTATGGCACAAGGAGATTTTGCTCATATTGTATTCTTTTGGCTAAAAAATCCAGACAATCAAGCGGACAGAAAAGCATTTGAAGAATCATTAACTCGATTTATCAACAAATCTGAATTTATTAAAACGATGCATGTAGGTACTCCTGCAGCAACCAACAGAGAAGTTATTGATAATAGTTATACTTATTGTTTAAGTTTGACTTTTGAAAATAAAGCAATGCAAGATAAATATCAAGACGAGCCAAATCATAAAATATTTATTGAAGAATCTTCACCATTATGGGAAAAAGTGATTGTATATGATTCTGAAAATATTTTAAAATAAAAAAAAATCCTGCTTAATACAGGATTTTTTCTTTATAAATAATTAATAAATGATGTTTATTTTAATTTTATGTTGATAACTCCATTAACACCACGAATACCATATATTCCAGTTTCTGAGGGTTCTTTGTATACGCTAACTGATTTTATATCCAATACATTTATCATACTTGATAGTTGAGAATAATTACCGTTAAATGTATTTCCATCAACTAAAAAAAGGGGTTCTGAAGTATTCATAAATGAATTTCCTGTTCGAACTAAAACAAGTGTATTATCTCCTTGACCTTTTACTGTAACACCTGATAGTCTTCTTAAATAATCGGCAAGTGATATTTCTGGTTGTGTAGCAACAACAGTATCTGGTTGAAATTCAGGTTCTAAATAGGTTGTTTTTTCTTTAACTGATTTACAACTCATTATACTAAATATGAGAAGTAATAAGATTACTTTTTTCATAATTTACTTATTTTAATTTTATAGAAATAACGCCATTTGCTCCACGTACACCATAAAATGAAGTGTCTGAAGCATCTTTATATACTTGAACAGATTTAATATCGGCTGTACTAATAATTCCAGTTAATTCATTAAAAGAGCCGTTAAATTGATTTCCATTGATTAAAAATAATGGTTCAGAACTCATTACTAATGAATTACCACCTGAGCGCACACGTATTGAAATATCATCGCCGCTACCTCGAACTGTAACTCCTGAAAGTTGTCGTAGATAATCAGACAATGGAATTTCTACTTTTAAATTAGAAACTTCATTATTAGGCTGCTTGGCAGATTCAATAATAACTCCATCTTGTTGAGATTTACAACTCATCAAAAATAGTAGGCAAATAATACAAATGGATATTAGATTTTTCATAATAGTTAGTTTAAGTAATATAAAAGTACAAAATAATAAATTATAATATCTTAAAAAAGTATTAAATCGTACATATTCAACTAGTTACGCAAAACATCACTGTTAAAATTTTTGCTAGTATATTAATTTGTATTAATTTCAAAACTTTTTATAATTCTCATTCAATATAGTCATGGCTTCATTTAATAATATCAGAATAGTAGATATTGCAAAGATTTTAAATGTATCAGTATCAACGGTTTCTAAATCTCTGAAGGACAGTCATGAAATAAGTGAAAAAACTAAAAAAAGAGTAAGGGCAGTAGCCAAAAAACACAATTATCAGCCAAATTTTAGTGCGGTTAGTTTAAAAAACAGATCGACAATGACTATTGGTGTTATAATTCCTGATATACTGAACTATTTTTTTGTAAATGCTCTGCATGGTATTGAAAAAGAAGCTAGAGCAAATGGTTATAAAATGATTACTTGCTTATCAAATGAACAACATCATTTAGAAGTTGAAAATTTGAACGTTCTAGCAAATGGGAGTGTAGATGGCTTGATTCTTTCATTAGCCAAAGGAACTCAGAGTTCACATAAATATAAACATGTACAGAATGTTATTAATAATAACATTCCAGTGGTGTTGTTTGATCGAGTTACAGATGATTTAAATTGCGATAAAATTATTTCTGATGATTTTAAAGGAGCCTATGATGCAACATTATTTTTAATTAATAGTGGTTGCAAAAATATAGCCTTAATAACTACACATACTGATTTAAGTGTTGTAAAATTAAGAAAAAGAGGTTGTGAAAAAGCCTTGATTGAAAACGATTTGCTGAACCGAAAATTGGTTTTTAACATTGACAATTTAAATAGATCAGAACCTATAATTCAAAACTTTTTAGCATCAAATAATGTAGATGCTGTATTTACTGTTGATGAACTGCTAGCTATAAAAGTTTTGAAAATTGCCAATAAATTAAAATATAAGGTTCCAAATGACTTAAAGGTTATTGGATTTGCCGATGGAGAATTATCTAAAGAATATTATCCATCATTATCAACTGTAGATTTACATGCGAACGAAATTGGTAAAATTGCAGCTAAAACTTTATTAGAACGTTTAGAACAAAATAAGCAGAATTCTAAAAAGGAAGATAAGAATGTTCAGTTAGTGCCAAAGACTATTATTGTTAATTCTAAACTTATTCATAGAAATAGTACCAATAATTAATTATTGAAAATCAAAGTAAGTAGTGTGTTTTGAAATAGTCTATTTAACATAATATAAATTATAGTACAAATACACAGTAATTGCCGGATAGCCGTATTTCAGGCTATTTAGCATAATATCAGATATAATGTCTTTAGACTTATATCGTCAGATATTATGTTAAAGGCAATTACGGCTAAAATTCTAGATTTTATATGATAGCTATAATTCTATATTATGTAAAATATCCCAGTACCATTATATTTCTATACGATATTCAGTACTTGGGTCATTAATATTTTAAATACGTCATTCTCGTAGATTCAAAATCCTGCAATCATTTGTAACTATAATTTGTCATTATGTAAAATTGCCTCTACCAAGCGCTCGATTGTTTTATAAAATCAAATTGCTCTGGCAATTTATTTTACACACAATTATCCATCGCTTGCCAACGCCAAAATAAAAGCTAACCTTTTTGCTCTTATTAAAAAATCGCGTACTCGATAAAATGTACGTAATAAAAAATTTCAGACGATTCTCGTGAGTTTGCCACAAGAGTATAAAATTTAAGAAAAATAAATTTCTATACACTTGTTATTTGTGGAACTTCAATTAATCTTCTTTTTCGAGTTTCATTATCTTTTGTCTTGAAACAAAAGAAACAAAAATTCAAGGCTGCATAAACTTTTGGAAACAATTAACGGCTCATTCGCTATATTTTAGGAAACATTGTAACTCGTTAACATTGCTTTGAAATCCTTTGTATAATTGAAACACTTAAGATACTTTATTGCTAAATCCCTAAAATATGGACGCTCATTTCACCTATTGTTTTTCCAAAATTTTATGAGGCCAAGTTTAACATCGAGATTCTATTTTACATAATGTTATGATGACCAATCTTTTTTCGATATCATTGCAATTCGAATCTCTTTAAAGGCACTTAACAGTTCCTTATCTAATGCATCTATTTCACCATTTGCATAATCCTTATATTTTTTTGAATCTATTATGTCTGTAATTATTCTCTTGTAAGTATCATAAATTGGTTTGCGTTCTGGATAAGCCATATATTTTAATATTTTAAATTGGTACTGGAGTATTATTTTCTAACCTTAATTCATTTTCATAATTATCAAGTCTATTATAATATTTGGATTCAATTAAGAATTTTATATCATCTTTATTATTATGATTCAAGATATAATTTTTCTCATCTTCGGTAAACTCTGGAATTCCAAACTTCTTAATATAGTTTTTGCTTATTGATCTATGATTAGAAATATAATATTTACTTGTTTGTGATATGTAAAACCAGAATATATCTGTTTCTAAAATGGATTTTAGTATTAATAATTCATTTATATCTTCTGAAAACGCAGCTAAACCATTATAAAATAGTAAATCTCTATCTTCCGTGATAACAAAATTTGGAGAATCTGTTATGTGTGGAAAAAACAGTTTAAGTCCTTTTATATCTAGGGATTGTGTTCTTCCATATGCATACCAAGCTTCATATTCTCTTTTTCCCTTATCTCGTTTTGAAAGCACACTTCTATTAGATTCTAAATAACTATAAGCACTTGGGAAATTAATTCTAAAATCATCTTCTACAATTACGTTTCTGATTTCATTAGTATAATAGTACGGAAAAATGATAACTTCTCGATTTGCAAATAATGATTCTTGACTTTCAATACTATTAGAATTAATAATCGAACGACAAATTCCTCTTTCAATTCTAACTTCCTCCTCCCCTTTTTCTTTTCTATAATAATACTCATTGTCTTCTCTAACAGGTGTGAACTTAAAAACTTTATTTTTAAGTGTAGCTATACCATTTCTTGTTTGGTATTTATCAAAAAAATGAATTCCTGTATTCTCTATTATTGATATTAACTTCTCCGCATATTCGTTATCAACTAAATTCCAACCATTCCAATCATCAATACTTTTATATTCGATAAAATAAAAATCATTTTCGTTTATTTCTAATAGTGATTTACTTTCCTTTCGCTTATAATATATTCCATTAGAAAATTCATTTGAAACAAAACATAAACAAGTATAAGTATTATATGCTTCAAATATTTGCTCACCTCCGAAATCTACAATTTTTAGAGATAGATTTTTGGAAGAAAAATAATTACGAAGTCCTCTCCCATTTATACTTTTAAAGAAAGAATTGACTGTAATGTAACCTAGAACTCCATTCGGAGATAAATTTTTAACACCAATTTCAAAAAAAGGAATATATAAATCTGGATGACCACTATTTCCAACACTCCAGTTTTTTACTAACGATAAAGATTCTTCATCCATATTTCTAGAACATACATAAGGAGGGTTTCCAACGATAATGTCGAAATTATTAATAGTGTTATTAAAAGCATTATTAATATCAAAACTTAAAGTATTTCCCGTATGAAAGTTAAAATTAAAATTAGCGTCCTCTTCTTGGATTATGGCATTTAAACTTAAAAGTATTTTTGCTCTATTAATACTATAATTTGCGATGTCAATACCAAATAAATTTTCACTATAAATTTCATTGAAATTTTTATTGCTATTATATTTGATATAATTAGAAACTGTTAACAGAAAACCACCACAGCCACATGCAATATCAGCACAAATTACATCTTCAATATTCCCTTCCCACTTATTAAAAGTGCTTTCTATGATATAGTCTCGTATATTTTTAGGCGTGTAAACAGCGCCTGTAATAACTTTGTCTTCTGGCGAGATAACAAATTCAAAAGCAGAAATTAAATCTTCAAGTGTGTTTATATTAATTTTTGAATTAAAATCTAGAAAATCAGAATAATCTTCGTCTATATTACTGATTAAATAATTATTAATAAAATCATTGTGAACTATATTAATATTATTAGAGTCTAAAAAAGAAGAAACAAGCAATCTATCTACTTCCAAAATTTCTTTAGAGTAGTTATTTAAAAATTTATTTAATTTAGACTTATTCATATTATTTGAGGACAAATATCTTTAG contains:
- a CDS encoding TonB-dependent receptor, with the protein product MKKVILLLLIFSIMSCKSVKEKTTYLEPEFQPDTVVATQPEISLADYLRRLSGVTVKGQGDNTLVLVRTGNSFMNTSEPLFLVDGNTFNGNYSQLSSMINVLDIKSVSVYKEPSETGIYGIRGVNGVINIKLK
- a CDS encoding TonB-dependent receptor plug domain-containing protein, with the protein product MKNLISICIICLLFLMSCKSQQDGVIIESAKQPNNEVSNLKVEIPLSDYLRQLSGVTVRGSGDDISIRVRSGGNSLVMSSEPLFLINGNQFNGSFNELTGIISTADIKSVQVYKDASDTSFYGVRGANGVISIKLK
- a CDS encoding alpha-isopropylmalate synthase regulatory domain-containing protein, producing MSSKRIEIMDTTLRDGEQTSSVSFSASEKLTIAQLLLEELKVDRIEIASARVSEGEFEAVKSITNWATENGYIDAVEVLTFVDKGISIQWMVDAGAKVQNLLTKGSLNHLTYQLKKTPNQHFKEIKETIISAKEKGIETNVYLEDWSNGMRNSKEYVFEFLEFLSTQNVKRVMLPDTLGVLTPSESFDFVSEIKNKFSKLHFDFHAHNDYDLSVANVMQALKAGVDGIHLTVNGMGERAGNAPLASVVAVVKDFMPELKIGVNEKALNSVSKLVETFSGFRIPVNKPIVGANVFTQTAGIHADGDNKKNLYFNDLLPERFGRKRKYALGKSSGKANIQKNLQELGLHLNDEDLKKVTQRIIELGDKKEIVTKEDLPYIISDVLDSNLYEEKVLVNSYALTHSKGLRPSTTVSLTIEGETFEANAQGDGQFDAFMNALKNIYLKKKLALPKLIDYAVRIPPGSNSDALCETVITWKKEDKEFKTRGLDSDQTVSAIKATEKMLNII
- a CDS encoding Dabb family protein: MKKILLLTVTLFLTSCTCNEKSTSMAQGDFAHIVFFWLKNPDNQADRKAFEESLTRFINKSEFIKTMHVGTPAATNREVIDNSYTYCLSLTFENKAMQDKYQDEPNHKIFIEESSPLWEKVIVYDSENILK
- the leuB gene encoding 3-isopropylmalate dehydrogenase, giving the protein MKLNIALLAGDGIGPEVIDQAVKVSDAIASKFGHEINWTPALTGAAAIDAVGEPYPDETHDICVNADAVLFGAIGHPRFDNDPSAKVRPEQGLLKMRKALGLFANVRPTFTFPSLIDKSPLKRERIEGTDLVFLRELTGGIYFGEKGRRDGGETAFDNCVYTREEVQRLAKKGFELAMTRSKRLCCVDKANVLETSRLWRETVQAMEKDYPEVEVSYEFVDAVAMRLVQWPNSYDVLITENLFGDILTDEASVISGSMGLMPSASVGTNNQLFEPIHGSYPQATGKNIANPLATILSAAMMFEMAFGLKEEAEAIRAVVNKSLAEGVVTEDLAAGKKAYGTSEVGDWLAQNV
- the leuC gene encoding 3-isopropylmalate dehydratase large subunit; amino-acid sequence: MSKSLFDKVWDSHVVRKIEDGPDVFFIDRHLIHEVTSPVAFVGLKSRGLDVLYPNRTFAVADHNTPTINQHLPVEDPLSANQLKTLENNANEYGISHWGLGHQNNGIVHVVGPENGITLPGATIVCGDSHTSTHGAFGAIAFGIGTSEVEMVLTTQCIMQPKPKKMRIKVNGSLSKGVTPKDVGLYIISKLTTSGATGYFVEYAGDVFENMSMEGRMTVCNLSIEMGARGGMIAPDEKTFEYVKGRAMAPKGTDWDKAMEYWKTLKTDVDATFDKEFVFDAADIEPMITYGTNPGMGMGISKNIPSAESVEGGKATYDKSLAYMGYAEQDQMIGKKIDYVFIGSCTNGRIEDFRAFASIVKGRKKADNVTAWLVPGSHIVEAKIKEEGLLDIFEAAGFALREPGCSACLAMNDDKVPAGKYAVSTSNRNFEGRQGPGSRTLLASPLVAAAAAVTGVVTDPRELL
- a CDS encoding LacI family DNA-binding transcriptional regulator, with product MASFNNIRIVDIAKILNVSVSTVSKSLKDSHEISEKTKKRVRAVAKKHNYQPNFSAVSLKNRSTMTIGVIIPDILNYFFVNALHGIEKEARANGYKMITCLSNEQHHLEVENLNVLANGSVDGLILSLAKGTQSSHKYKHVQNVINNNIPVVLFDRVTDDLNCDKIISDDFKGAYDATLFLINSGCKNIALITTHTDLSVVKLRKRGCEKALIENDLLNRKLVFNIDNLNRSEPIIQNFLASNNVDAVFTVDELLAIKVLKIANKLKYKVPNDLKVIGFADGELSKEYYPSLSTVDLHANEIGKIAAKTLLERLEQNKQNSKKEDKNVQLVPKTIIVNSKLIHRNSTNN
- a CDS encoding HsdM family class I SAM-dependent methyltransferase, coding for MNKSKLNKFLNNYSKEILEVDRLLVSSFLDSNNINIVHNDFINNYLISNIDEDYSDFLDFNSKININTLEDLISAFEFVISPEDKVITGAVYTPKNIRDYIIESTFNKWEGNIEDVICADIACGCGGFLLTVSNYIKYNSNKNFNEIYSENLFGIDIANYSINRAKILLSLNAIIQEEDANFNFNFHTGNTLSFDINNAFNNTINNFDIIVGNPPYVCSRNMDEESLSLVKNWSVGNSGHPDLYIPFFEIGVKNLSPNGVLGYITVNSFFKSINGRGLRNYFSSKNLSLKIVDFGGEQIFEAYNTYTCLCFVSNEFSNGIYYKRKESKSLLEINENDFYFIEYKSIDDWNGWNLVDNEYAEKLISIIENTGIHFFDKYQTRNGIATLKNKVFKFTPVREDNEYYYRKEKGEEEVRIERGICRSIINSNSIESQESLFANREVIIFPYYYTNEIRNVIVEDDFRINFPSAYSYLESNRSVLSKRDKGKREYEAWYAYGRTQSLDIKGLKLFFPHITDSPNFVITEDRDLLFYNGLAAFSEDINELLILKSILETDIFWFYISQTSKYYISNHRSISKNYIKKFGIPEFTEDEKNYILNHNNKDDIKFLIESKYYNRLDNYENELRLENNTPVPI
- the leuD gene encoding 3-isopropylmalate dehydratase small subunit gives rise to the protein MAYDKFTILKSTAVPLPIENVDTDQIIPARFLKATKREGFGDNLFRDWRYNGDNTPKQDFVLNNPIYTGKILVGGKNFGSGSSREHAAWAVYDYGFRCVISSFFADIFKNNCLNVGVLPVQISPKFSEEIFSAIYDDPNTQIEVNLHEQTVTLLSTGSKESFEINGYKKENMLNGFDDIDYLQNIKSDIESFAESRPF